Proteins encoded in a region of the Gemmatimonadaceae bacterium genome:
- a CDS encoding 3'-5' exonuclease — protein sequence MTHRPDYEALARQLDMSGEFKVLRRFMPCASYGALEEGDEARTALFVDVETTGMQWVNDRIIEFAGVPFTFGTKSGRISSVGTPFVSLEDPGRPIPPEIVRLTRITDQMVAGARIDAGAVQALADQAQLVIAHNARFDRPFLEARFPFFADKPWACSINDVPWETHGLGSVKLGWLLMEHAGLYFRAHRAEDDCLAAIHVLATPFADDGSLPMRHLIESSRRHTILVRAVNSPFETKDLLKGRGYQWDNGTPERAKAWQKELAEQQLEPELGWLRDTVYKGRGGPETKKLTARSRYSATR from the coding sequence GTGACGCACCGCCCCGACTACGAAGCGCTGGCCCGGCAACTCGACATGTCCGGCGAGTTCAAGGTGCTGCGTCGCTTCATGCCATGCGCGTCATACGGAGCGCTCGAGGAAGGCGACGAGGCGCGAACGGCGCTCTTCGTGGATGTGGAGACGACCGGCATGCAGTGGGTGAACGACCGCATCATCGAATTTGCGGGCGTCCCGTTCACCTTCGGCACGAAGAGCGGGCGCATCAGCAGCGTGGGAACGCCGTTCGTGTCGCTCGAGGATCCCGGACGGCCGATTCCCCCCGAAATCGTGCGCCTGACGCGCATCACCGACCAGATGGTGGCTGGCGCGCGGATTGATGCCGGCGCGGTGCAGGCGCTCGCCGATCAGGCCCAGCTGGTCATTGCCCACAACGCCCGGTTCGACCGGCCGTTCCTCGAGGCGCGGTTCCCGTTCTTCGCGGACAAACCATGGGCCTGCTCCATCAATGACGTGCCGTGGGAAACGCACGGCCTTGGCTCGGTGAAGCTGGGATGGCTCCTTATGGAGCACGCCGGCCTGTACTTCCGCGCGCACCGTGCGGAAGATGACTGCCTGGCGGCCATCCACGTGCTCGCGACGCCATTTGCCGATGATGGATCGCTGCCGATGCGTCACCTGATTGAATCAAGCCGCCGGCATACGATTCTGGTGCGTGCGGTCAACTCGCCGTTCGAGACCAAGGATCTCCTGAAGGGACGCGGGTACCAGTGGGACAACGGCACACCGGAGCGAGCCAAGGCCTGGCAGAAAGAACTGGCCGAGCAACAGTTGGAACCGGAATTGGGCTGGCTGCGGGATACCGTCTACAAGGGTCGCGGCGGCCCGGAAACGAAGAAGTTGACGGCGCGGTCGCGATATTCAGCGACGCGCTGA
- a CDS encoding Xaa-Pro peptidase family protein, with protein MAAPLTDDPPAIAALKSMRGQASPITVAERQQRLERARQLMRANKLDAVMLTGGTSMDYFTGMRWGISERLLAVIIPVQGNAFLVTPKFEEERALEQARTGPLGSSTEVLAWEEDESPYALVAKGLRARGIATGVLGVEETVRWQFSDGAAHALPQMSLVSATPVSAGCRSVKDAHEIALMRLAAQVTLTAYAAAWKSLREGMTQGEFAALVARAHTKLGFDGGAGVQVGQYSALPHGSATPQVIREGSILLIDGGCKVEGYSSDLSRTFVLGKPTQKMKDVFEIVHRAQTTAVKTARPGLACGDVDAAARQVIVDAGYGPGYKYFSHRVGHGLGMDGHEWPYLVKGNSLPLVPHMTFSDEPGIYIPGEFGVRLEDDMHILDEGAELFTPQSTSLETPF; from the coding sequence ATGGCCGCACCGCTCACCGATGATCCGCCAGCGATCGCGGCGCTGAAGTCGATGCGCGGCCAAGCCTCACCCATCACCGTCGCGGAACGGCAACAGCGCCTGGAACGCGCCCGGCAGCTGATGCGCGCCAACAAGCTCGACGCCGTGATGCTGACCGGCGGTACCTCGATGGACTACTTCACGGGCATGCGCTGGGGAATCTCCGAGCGCCTGCTCGCGGTGATCATTCCGGTGCAGGGGAATGCCTTTCTCGTCACGCCGAAATTCGAAGAGGAACGGGCGCTCGAGCAGGCGCGTACGGGGCCGCTCGGTTCCAGCACCGAGGTGCTGGCGTGGGAGGAAGACGAATCTCCGTACGCGCTGGTGGCGAAAGGGCTTCGCGCCCGCGGGATCGCCACGGGCGTGCTCGGTGTGGAAGAAACGGTTCGCTGGCAGTTCTCCGACGGTGCCGCGCACGCACTGCCGCAAATGTCTCTTGTCAGTGCCACGCCAGTGTCGGCTGGCTGCCGTTCGGTCAAGGACGCACACGAGATCGCACTGATGCGTCTGGCGGCGCAGGTGACCCTGACCGCCTATGCCGCTGCCTGGAAATCGCTGCGTGAGGGAATGACACAGGGGGAGTTCGCGGCCCTGGTTGCCCGCGCCCACACCAAGCTTGGGTTCGACGGCGGGGCGGGCGTTCAAGTGGGCCAATACTCGGCATTGCCGCACGGCTCAGCGACACCCCAGGTGATTCGCGAGGGTTCAATCCTGCTGATAGACGGCGGCTGCAAGGTCGAAGGCTACAGCTCCGATCTCAGCCGAACCTTCGTACTCGGCAAGCCGACACAGAAGATGAAGGACGTTTTCGAGATCGTGCATCGCGCCCAGACAACGGCCGTGAAGACGGCGCGTCCGGGGCTGGCCTGCGGAGACGTGGATGCCGCCGCCCGCCAGGTGATCGTCGATGCAGGATACGGTCCGGGGTACAAGTACTTCAGTCATCGCGTGGGGCACGGACTTGGCATGGACGGGCATGAATGGCCGTACCTCGTCAAGGGGAACTCACTGCCGCTGGTGCCGCACATGACGTTCAGTGATGAACCCGGGATCTACATTCCCGGCGAGTTCGGGGTGCGCCTCGAGGACGACATGCATATCCTCGACGAGGGCGCGGAACTCTTCACACCACAGAGCACGAGCCTCGAAACGCCGTTCTAA